A genomic region of Friedmanniella luteola contains the following coding sequences:
- the atpA gene encoding F0F1 ATP synthase subunit alpha, which produces MAELTIRPEEIRDALDRFVQSYTPDTSSREEVGTVVTSGDGIARVEGLPSAMANELLEFENGTQGIALNLDVREIGVVVMGDSEGIEEGQVVRRTGDILSVPVGDGYLGRTVNAMGVPIDGLGEIEGLTERRALELQAAGVMDRQEVRQPLQTGIKAIDAMIPIGRGQRQLIIGDRKTGKTAIALDTIINQKANWESGDPELQVRCIYVAIGQKGSTVRGIQGALEEAGAMAYTTIVHAPASDPAGFKYVAPYTGSAIGQHWMYEGKHVLIVFDDLTKHAEAYRAMSLLLRRPPGREAYPGDVFYLHSRLLERCAKLSKELGGGSMTGLPMVETKANDVSAFIPTNVISITDGQIFLQSDLFNANQRPAIDVGVSVSRVGGAAQIKAMKNVSGSLKINLAQYRDMQAFAMFASDLDATSRRQLDRGEKLVELLKQPQYSPYPVEEQVVSVWSGINGQFDDVPTDDVLRFERELLDHLRRNGSVLQNIRESKVFDDDTAAALTEEITRFKGGFQTSDGKLLAGREEHQSMAEDEVEQEQIVRQKRG; this is translated from the coding sequence ATGGCAGAACTGACGATCCGTCCGGAGGAGATCCGGGACGCGCTGGACCGCTTCGTCCAGAGCTACACCCCCGACACGTCCAGCCGGGAGGAGGTCGGCACGGTCGTCACCTCCGGTGACGGCATCGCCCGGGTCGAGGGCCTGCCGTCGGCCATGGCCAACGAGCTGCTCGAGTTCGAGAACGGCACCCAGGGCATCGCGCTGAACCTCGACGTCCGCGAGATCGGCGTCGTGGTGATGGGTGACTCCGAGGGGATCGAGGAGGGCCAGGTCGTCCGGCGCACGGGGGACATCCTCTCCGTGCCCGTCGGCGACGGCTACCTCGGCCGGACCGTGAACGCCATGGGCGTCCCCATCGACGGGCTCGGCGAGATCGAGGGCCTGACCGAGCGTCGCGCGCTCGAGCTCCAGGCCGCCGGCGTGATGGACCGCCAGGAGGTCCGCCAGCCGCTGCAGACCGGGATCAAGGCGATCGACGCGATGATCCCGATCGGACGGGGTCAGCGCCAGCTGATCATCGGCGACCGCAAGACGGGCAAGACCGCGATCGCGCTCGACACGATCATCAACCAGAAGGCCAACTGGGAGTCGGGCGACCCCGAGCTGCAGGTCCGCTGCATCTACGTCGCGATCGGCCAGAAGGGCTCGACGGTCCGCGGCATCCAGGGTGCGCTCGAGGAGGCCGGCGCCATGGCCTACACGACCATCGTGCACGCCCCCGCGTCCGACCCGGCCGGCTTCAAGTACGTCGCGCCCTACACCGGCTCGGCCATCGGCCAGCACTGGATGTACGAGGGCAAGCACGTCCTGATCGTCTTCGACGACCTCACCAAGCACGCCGAGGCCTACCGCGCCATGTCGCTGCTGCTGCGCCGCCCGCCGGGCCGCGAGGCCTACCCCGGCGACGTGTTCTACCTGCACTCGCGGCTGCTCGAGCGCTGCGCGAAGCTCTCCAAGGAGCTCGGTGGCGGCTCGATGACCGGCCTGCCGATGGTGGAGACCAAGGCCAACGACGTGTCGGCCTTCATCCCCACCAACGTCATCTCGATCACCGACGGCCAGATCTTCCTGCAGTCCGACCTCTTCAACGCCAACCAGCGCCCGGCCATCGACGTGGGTGTGTCGGTGTCCCGCGTGGGTGGTGCTGCGCAGATCAAGGCGATGAAGAACGTCTCCGGCTCGCTGAAGATCAACCTGGCGCAGTACCGCGACATGCAAGCCTTCGCCATGTTCGCCTCGGACCTCGACGCGACCTCGCGTCGTCAGCTGGACCGCGGCGAGAAGCTCGTCGAGCTGCTCAAGCAGCCGCAGTACAGCCCGTACCCGGTGGAGGAGCAGGTCGTCTCGGTCTGGTCCGGCATCAACGGCCAGTTCGACGACGTCCCCACCGACGACGTGCTGCGCTTCGAGCGCGAGCTGCTGGACCACCTGCGCCGCAACGGCTCGGTGCTGCAGAACATCCGCGAGTCGAAGGTCTTCGACGACGACACGGCCGCCGCCCTCACCGAGGAGATCACGCGCTTCAAGGGCGGGTTCCAGACGTCGGACGGCAAGCTGCTGGCCGGTCGCGAGGAGCACCAGTCGATGGCGGAGGACGAGGTCGAGCAGGAGCAGATCGTCCGTCAGAAGCGGGGCTGA
- a CDS encoding F0F1 ATP synthase subunit delta encodes MSAGGEARVQALDEVLDQAEARTASSDQGLLKNLAAVVTRAPREAEMATLPTELFAVVDALDSSVTLRRALTDPSTPEEGRRQLVHSLLDGRVGKVCVHVVEEAVSLRWGGGRALADALERQGVRAQLVVAERAGNLDETEDELFRFARLVESTPQVRDALSDRAVSLEGRRSLVQDLLGGRASDTTVVLAQRAVAARERTFAHTIEAFVELAAAQKNRVLATVRVARPLTAEQRSRLQSSLSRQVGREVLLQEVLDEDVLGGIRVELGDEVIEGTVAGRLEQARRLFG; translated from the coding sequence ATGAGCGCCGGCGGCGAGGCTCGCGTGCAGGCCCTGGACGAGGTCCTCGACCAGGCCGAGGCCCGGACGGCGAGCAGCGACCAGGGACTGCTCAAGAACCTGGCCGCCGTGGTCACCCGCGCCCCGCGCGAGGCCGAGATGGCGACGCTGCCCACGGAGCTGTTCGCCGTGGTCGACGCGCTCGACTCCTCGGTCACCCTGCGCCGGGCGCTGACCGACCCGAGCACCCCCGAGGAGGGACGGCGCCAGCTGGTGCACTCCCTGCTCGACGGACGCGTCGGCAAGGTCTGCGTGCACGTGGTCGAGGAGGCCGTGTCGCTGCGCTGGGGTGGCGGCCGCGCGCTGGCCGACGCCCTCGAGCGGCAGGGCGTCCGGGCGCAGCTCGTGGTCGCGGAGCGGGCGGGTAACCTGGACGAGACCGAGGACGAGCTGTTCCGGTTCGCCCGGCTCGTCGAGTCCACCCCGCAGGTGCGCGACGCGCTGAGCGACCGGGCGGTGTCCCTCGAGGGCCGGCGCAGCCTGGTCCAGGACCTGCTGGGGGGTCGCGCGAGCGACACCACGGTGGTCCTGGCGCAGCGAGCGGTGGCCGCCCGCGAGCGGACGTTCGCGCACACCATCGAGGCGTTCGTCGAGCTCGCAGCGGCGCAGAAGAACCGGGTGCTGGCGACGGTCCGCGTGGCCCGGCCGCTCACGGCCGAGCAGCGTTCCCGCCTGCAGAGCTCGCTCAGCCGTCAGGTCGGCCGGGAGGTGCTGCTCCAGGAGGTCCTCGACGAGGACGTGCTCGGCGGCATCCGGGTCGAGCTCGGCGACGAGGTCATCGAGGGCACGGTCGCCGGCCGGCTCGAGCAGGCCCGCCGGCTGTTCGGCTGA
- a CDS encoding F0F1 ATP synthase subunit B has translation MTALLIPLAENPLLPAWAEIIAAVVFVGILYFIIRSKVVPQFEATFEARHEAIQGGIEKAEKAQEAAAAALTQYNDQLAEARAEAARIREDAKTQGSQILAEMREQAQAEANRIKVSAQAQLEAERAQILAQLRTEVGGLATTLAGRIVGESLEDDERARRTVDRFLADLEADDNQPTVPA, from the coding sequence ATGACCGCACTCCTCATCCCGCTGGCGGAGAACCCGCTCCTCCCGGCGTGGGCCGAGATCATCGCCGCGGTGGTCTTCGTCGGCATCCTGTACTTCATCATCCGGTCCAAGGTCGTCCCGCAGTTCGAGGCGACCTTCGAGGCCCGCCACGAGGCCATCCAGGGCGGGATCGAGAAGGCCGAGAAGGCGCAGGAGGCCGCGGCCGCTGCGCTGACCCAGTACAACGACCAGCTCGCGGAGGCGCGGGCCGAGGCGGCCCGCATCCGCGAGGACGCCAAGACCCAGGGCTCGCAGATCCTGGCCGAGATGCGCGAGCAGGCCCAGGCCGAGGCGAACCGCATCAAGGTCTCGGCGCAGGCCCAGCTCGAGGCTGAGCGCGCGCAGATCCTGGCGCAGCTCCGCACCGAGGTCGGCGGCCTGGCCACCACCCTCGCCGGCCGCATCGTCGGGGAGTCGCTCGAGGACGACGAGCGCGCTCGGCGCACGGTCGACCGCTTCCTCGCCGACCTCGAGGCTGACGACAACCAGCCCACGGTCCCGGCATGA
- the atpE gene encoding ATP synthase F0 subunit C — MLPMELVGSLGIVGYGLGAIGPGIGVGLIFAAVINGTARQPEARGALLSTAFIGFALTEALAIIGIALAFVFGGL, encoded by the coding sequence ATGCTTCCCATGGAGCTCGTCGGTTCGCTCGGCATCGTCGGCTACGGCCTCGGCGCGATCGGCCCCGGCATCGGCGTCGGTCTGATCTTCGCCGCCGTGATCAACGGCACGGCGCGTCAGCCCGAGGCCCGCGGCGCGCTGCTCAGCACCGCCTTCATCGGCTTCGCCCTGACCGAGGCGCTCGCGATCATCGGCATCGCGCTCGCCTTCGTCTTCGGCGGGCTCTGA
- the atpB gene encoding F0F1 ATP synthase subunit A, with product MSGWTSLMPMETFEPPGVESFDLPPLIPGVPWFDKYMLMALVSVVLILAFWLTMARKNALVPSRGQFVGEAAYSFVRNTLGRDMIGHDFKKYLPFLIAIFSFVLVNNLWGIFPLTLLPTASHVGWAYGLAGLVWVLYNAIGIKKFGPIGYLRHVTIPPGVPTWMFPLIIPLEFLSNILVRPLTLSLRLFANMFAGHLLVLVFVLGGEYLLLHSEPLVNKVAGVFSLIFSMAIFGLEIFVQILQAYIFTVLTAQYISSATAEEH from the coding sequence GTGAGCGGCTGGACCAGCCTGATGCCGATGGAGACCTTCGAGCCGCCCGGTGTCGAGAGCTTCGACCTGCCGCCGCTCATCCCGGGGGTGCCGTGGTTCGACAAGTACATGCTGATGGCGCTGGTCAGCGTCGTGCTGATCCTGGCCTTCTGGCTGACGATGGCCCGCAAGAACGCGCTGGTCCCCTCCAGGGGCCAGTTCGTCGGCGAGGCCGCCTACTCCTTCGTCCGCAACACGCTCGGCCGGGACATGATCGGGCACGACTTCAAGAAGTACCTGCCCTTCCTGATCGCGATCTTCTCGTTCGTGCTGGTGAACAACCTGTGGGGCATCTTCCCCCTCACGCTGCTGCCGACCGCCTCGCACGTGGGCTGGGCCTACGGCCTGGCCGGCTTGGTGTGGGTGCTGTACAACGCCATCGGCATCAAGAAGTTCGGCCCGATCGGCTACTTGCGGCACGTCACGATCCCGCCCGGGGTCCCGACCTGGATGTTCCCGCTGATCATCCCGCTGGAGTTCCTCTCCAACATCCTGGTCCGCCCGCTGACCCTGTCCCTGCGGCTCTTCGCCAACATGTTCGCCGGTCACCTGCTGGTGCTCGTGTTCGTCCTCGGCGGTGAGTACCTGCTGCTGCACAGCGAGCCGCTCGTCAACAAGGTCGCCGGCGTGTTCTCGCTGATCTTCAGCATGGCGATCTTCGGGCTGGAGATCTTCGTGCAGATCCTGCAGGCCTACATCTTCACCGTCCTGACCGCCCAGTACATCTCCTCGGCGACCGCCGAAGAGCACTGA
- a CDS encoding AtpZ/AtpI family protein, translating to MTTAMNQPPRDAEPPGSSGSQGMNQGLQVLSYLIAGIGVYGFLGWVGDHFLGTAFLLPLGIVVGAALGIYVVIKRFTAEPGPGAGGGPDGTTTRTRGRV from the coding sequence GTGACGACGGCCATGAACCAGCCGCCGCGTGACGCCGAGCCGCCGGGTTCGAGCGGCTCCCAGGGCATGAACCAGGGCCTGCAGGTGCTGTCGTACCTGATCGCCGGCATCGGGGTGTACGGCTTCCTCGGCTGGGTGGGCGACCACTTCCTGGGTACGGCCTTCCTGCTGCCCCTGGGCATCGTGGTGGGGGCGGCGCTGGGGATCTACGTGGTGATCAAGCGCTTCACCGCCGAGCCGGGACCCGGCGCCGGCGGCGGGCCGGACGGAACGACGACGAGGACGAGGGGACGAGTGTGA
- a CDS encoding MraY family glycosyltransferase: MREYLLVLLVAAAVTYLTSGLCRRLALRTGALAKVRDRDVHTIEMPYFGGVAMLAGVAAATVLAWQLPFLGAQTTVQQDSRGVLVASLVICLVGVLDDVYDLPALTKFAGQVLAAGIAVALGVKMLWIPLPGETIALNGSASVAITVFFIVLCSNAVNFVDGLDGLATGVVGIGALAFFAYSYLLTVTEGLTRATTSSLITVAIAGACLGFLPHNFFPARMFMGDSGAMLLGLLLATSTISLTGQIDTSQLQEGLVPTVLPLVLPLAILALPFLDLVLAFVRRTYAGKWWFVADKQHLHHRLLQRGHSQRRAVLLMYVWSALVSFGVIVLGLVRGDAQWTVVAVCVVLAVVLLVLTLGRPVKVGAPVRRGELP, translated from the coding sequence GTGCGCGAGTACCTCCTCGTCCTGCTGGTCGCCGCCGCCGTCACCTACCTCACCAGCGGCCTCTGCCGGCGCCTGGCGCTGCGGACGGGAGCGCTGGCCAAGGTGCGGGACCGGGACGTCCACACCATCGAGATGCCCTACTTCGGCGGCGTCGCGATGCTGGCGGGCGTGGCCGCGGCGACCGTGCTGGCCTGGCAGCTGCCCTTCCTCGGCGCGCAGACGACCGTCCAGCAGGACTCCCGCGGCGTCCTGGTGGCGTCCCTGGTGATCTGCCTGGTCGGGGTGCTGGACGACGTCTACGACCTGCCCGCGCTGACCAAGTTCGCCGGGCAGGTGCTGGCGGCCGGGATCGCCGTCGCCCTGGGCGTCAAGATGCTGTGGATCCCGCTGCCGGGGGAGACCATCGCGCTCAACGGCTCGGCGTCGGTGGCCATCACCGTCTTCTTCATCGTGCTCTGCTCGAACGCGGTGAACTTCGTCGACGGGCTGGACGGCCTCGCCACCGGGGTGGTGGGGATCGGGGCGCTGGCCTTCTTCGCCTACTCCTACCTGCTGACGGTGACCGAGGGGCTGACCCGCGCGACCACCTCCAGCCTCATCACCGTGGCCATCGCAGGCGCCTGCCTGGGGTTCCTGCCGCACAACTTCTTCCCGGCCCGGATGTTCATGGGGGACTCGGGGGCCATGCTGCTGGGCCTGCTGCTGGCCACCTCGACGATCAGCCTCACCGGCCAGATCGACACCTCCCAGCTGCAGGAAGGGCTGGTCCCCACGGTGCTCCCGCTGGTGCTGCCCCTGGCCATCCTGGCCCTGCCGTTCCTCGACCTCGTGCTGGCCTTCGTCCGCCGCACCTACGCGGGCAAGTGGTGGTTCGTGGCCGACAAGCAGCACCTGCACCACCGGCTGCTGCAGCGCGGCCACAGCCAGCGGCGGGCGGTGCTGCTGATGTACGTGTGGTCGGCCCTGGTCTCGTTCGGCGTGATCGTGCTCGGGCTGGTGCGCGGCGACGCCCAGTGGACGGTCGTCGCCGTCTGCGTGGTGCTGGCGGTCGTCCTGCTGGTCCTGACCCTCGGCCGACCCGTCAAGGTGGGCGCGCCGGTCCGCCGTGGCGAGCTCCCCTGA
- a CDS encoding L-threonylcarbamoyladenylate synthase, translating into MSEAVRPEDPEPSETASSDDAEAASETSEHEFGSDEGDEASYQRFDCTGDTPDGFDEATEAARAAVEAGECIVLPTDTVYGIGADAFSGDAVQRLLDAKMRGRDMPPPVLIADPSLIRALATDVPDTARDLVAAHWPGPLTVICKIQPSLRMDLGENEGTIALRVPDHELAREILRRTGPMAVSSANLSGKPAALTCDDAVDQLGDRVSVYLDGGELSATSGAPSTIVDFTQHEHGEVLRRGALAVELLRATLPDLVDLTEPEPVAEPEPEPALAVEPPPDPEPVVEPDAVEGPAPDDHRAGAHALDLEADERPAAGG; encoded by the coding sequence GTGAGTGAAGCCGTCCGGCCCGAGGATCCCGAGCCCTCCGAAACCGCCTCGTCCGACGACGCCGAGGCGGCCTCCGAGACCTCGGAGCACGAGTTCGGGTCCGACGAGGGGGATGAGGCCAGCTACCAGCGCTTCGACTGCACCGGCGACACCCCGGACGGGTTCGACGAGGCGACCGAGGCCGCCCGGGCCGCCGTGGAGGCGGGGGAGTGCATCGTGCTGCCGACCGACACCGTCTACGGGATCGGGGCCGACGCCTTCAGCGGGGACGCCGTGCAGCGGCTGCTCGACGCGAAGATGCGCGGCCGGGACATGCCGCCGCCCGTCCTGATCGCCGACCCGAGCCTGATCCGCGCCCTGGCCACCGACGTGCCCGACACCGCCCGCGACCTGGTCGCCGCGCACTGGCCTGGTCCGCTCACCGTGATCTGCAAGATCCAGCCCAGCCTGCGGATGGACCTCGGCGAGAACGAGGGCACCATCGCCCTGCGGGTGCCCGACCACGAGCTCGCCCGGGAGATCCTGCGCCGCACCGGCCCGATGGCCGTCAGCAGCGCGAACCTCAGCGGCAAGCCGGCCGCCCTCACCTGCGACGACGCCGTCGACCAGCTCGGTGACCGGGTGTCGGTCTACCTGGACGGCGGCGAGCTGTCGGCGACCTCGGGCGCGCCCTCCACCATCGTCGACTTCACCCAGCACGAGCACGGCGAGGTGCTGCGCCGTGGTGCGCTCGCCGTCGAGCTGCTGCGGGCCACGCTGCCCGACCTCGTCGACCTGACCGAGCCCGAACCGGTCGCGGAGCCGGAGCCGGAGCCGGCGCTGGCCGTCGAGCCGCCCCCCGACCCCGAGCCGGTGGTCGAGCCGGACGCCGTCGAGGGCCCGGCGCCCGACGACCACCGGGCCGGGGCCCACGCCCTCGACCTCGAGGCCGACGAGCGCCCCGCCGCGGGCGGCTGA
- the prmC gene encoding peptide chain release factor N(5)-glutamine methyltransferase, whose protein sequence is MKHPVRPLLTAAVTRLREAGVDSPEQDARVLLSLVAGIEPARLPLLDAVDDAQADLFDSLVIQRAVRIPLQHLTGRAYFRHVELAVGPGVFVPRPETEVMTGWALEQLRPLVFQMQRPLVVELCTGSGAIAKALVDELPRLRVHAVEMSEDAARWAERNLAGTGVELHVGDMARAVPELDGTVDLVIANPPYIPLDAFESVTPEVRDHDPALALFSGDDGLDAIRVLTQVASRLLKPAGLLCFEHADAQGESAPAVVAAHGAFTAVRDHRDLSGRPRFTTAVRARLSARMPG, encoded by the coding sequence GTGAAGCACCCCGTCCGCCCGCTGCTGACGGCGGCGGTGACCCGGCTCCGGGAGGCCGGCGTCGACAGCCCCGAGCAGGACGCCCGCGTGCTGCTGAGCCTGGTGGCGGGGATCGAGCCGGCCCGGCTGCCGCTGCTGGACGCCGTCGACGACGCGCAGGCCGACCTCTTCGACTCGCTCGTCATCCAGCGGGCCGTCCGCATCCCCCTGCAGCACCTCACCGGGCGGGCCTACTTCCGCCACGTCGAGCTGGCGGTCGGGCCCGGTGTGTTCGTGCCGCGGCCCGAGACCGAGGTCATGACGGGCTGGGCGCTGGAGCAGCTCCGCCCGCTGGTGTTCCAGATGCAGCGCCCGCTGGTCGTGGAGCTGTGCACCGGCTCCGGGGCCATCGCCAAGGCCCTCGTCGACGAGCTGCCCCGCCTGCGGGTGCACGCCGTCGAGATGTCGGAGGACGCGGCGCGCTGGGCCGAGCGCAACCTCGCCGGCACCGGCGTCGAGCTGCACGTCGGCGACATGGCCCGGGCGGTGCCCGAGCTGGACGGGACCGTCGACCTGGTGATCGCCAACCCGCCCTACATCCCGCTGGACGCCTTCGAGTCCGTGACGCCCGAGGTCCGCGACCACGACCCGGCCCTGGCCCTCTTCTCCGGCGACGACGGGCTGGACGCCATCCGCGTCCTCACCCAGGTCGCCTCCCGGCTGCTCAAGCCGGCCGGGCTGCTCTGCTTCGAGCACGCCGACGCGCAGGGCGAGAGCGCACCCGCCGTCGTCGCCGCGCACGGCGCCTTCACCGCGGTGCGCGACCACCGGGACCTCTCCGGGCGACCCCGCTTCACCACCGCGGTGCGCGCGCGGCTGAGTGCGCGGATGCCGGGCTGA
- the prfA gene encoding peptide chain release factor 1, which produces MFEQAEPMVEEFAALEASMSDPAVHADLARARRIGRRYAELTPIVKGLEEYRRLSDDLAAARELAGEDASFAAEASALEAQLQPVVDRLTRLLAPRDPNDSADALVEIKSGEGGDESALFAGDLLKMYSRFAESRGWKVEVLDAQETDLGGYRSVTAAVKAPGAVDPDNAPYGVLKFEAGVHRVQRVPVTESQGRVHTSAAGVLVMPEVEDTEVELDDNDLRIDVFRSSGPGGQGVNTTDSAVRITHLPTGIVASCQNERSQLQNREQAMRMLRSRLIAAAEEQAASDASAARRSQVRTVDRSERIRTYNYAENRIADHRIGFKAYNLDAVLDGDLGAVIAALQEADTAERLAAVGESNG; this is translated from the coding sequence TTGTTCGAACAGGCCGAGCCGATGGTGGAGGAGTTCGCGGCCCTCGAGGCGTCGATGTCCGACCCGGCCGTGCACGCCGACCTCGCCCGCGCCCGCCGGATCGGCCGGCGCTACGCGGAGCTGACGCCCATCGTCAAGGGCCTCGAGGAGTACCGCCGGTTGAGCGACGACCTCGCCGCGGCTCGCGAGCTGGCGGGGGAGGACGCGTCCTTCGCCGCCGAGGCGAGCGCGCTCGAGGCGCAGCTGCAGCCGGTCGTCGACCGCCTCACCCGGCTGCTGGCACCGCGCGACCCCAACGACTCCGCCGACGCCCTCGTCGAGATCAAGTCCGGCGAGGGCGGGGACGAGTCGGCCCTGTTCGCCGGCGACCTGCTCAAGATGTACAGCCGCTTCGCCGAGTCGCGCGGCTGGAAGGTCGAAGTCCTCGACGCCCAGGAGACGGACCTGGGCGGGTACCGCTCGGTCACCGCCGCCGTGAAGGCCCCCGGGGCGGTGGACCCCGACAACGCGCCCTACGGCGTGCTCAAGTTCGAGGCGGGCGTGCACCGCGTGCAGCGGGTCCCGGTGACGGAGTCCCAGGGTCGCGTGCACACCTCCGCCGCCGGCGTCCTGGTGATGCCGGAGGTCGAGGACACGGAGGTCGAGCTCGACGACAACGACCTGCGGATCGACGTGTTCCGCTCCTCCGGTCCGGGCGGGCAGGGCGTCAACACCACCGACTCGGCCGTCCGGATCACCCACCTGCCGACGGGCATCGTCGCCTCCTGCCAGAACGAGCGCTCGCAGCTGCAGAACCGTGAGCAGGCCATGCGCATGCTGCGGTCGCGGCTGATCGCCGCCGCCGAGGAGCAGGCGGCCAGCGACGCGTCCGCGGCCCGCAGGAGCCAGGTCCGCACCGTCGACCGGTCCGAGCGCATCCGCACCTACAACTACGCCGAGAACCGGATCGCCGACCACCGCATCGGCTTCAAGGCCTACAACCTCGACGCCGTGCTGGACGGCGACCTGGGCGCCGTCATCGCGGCCCTGCAGGAGGCCGACACGGCGGAGCGGCTCGCCGCCGTCGGGGAGTCGAACGGGTGA
- the rpmE gene encoding 50S ribosomal protein L31, whose protein sequence is MKANAHPTYVETQVTCTCGNTFTTRSTETSGVMRADVCSACHPFYTGKQKILDTGGRVARFEKRYAKKA, encoded by the coding sequence ATGAAGGCCAACGCCCACCCGACGTACGTGGAGACCCAGGTGACCTGCACCTGCGGCAACACGTTCACCACCCGCAGCACCGAGACCAGCGGCGTCATGCGCGCCGACGTCTGCTCGGCCTGCCACCCCTTCTACACCGGCAAGCAGAAGATCCTCGACACCGGTGGCCGCGTGGCCCGCTTCGAGAAGCGGTACGCCAAGAAGGCTTGA